ATACCGTCCATACCCCACAGCAGCAGGCCCATGATAGCGACGGCAGCCATGATGATCAGCGTAGTATGAACAGTCTCTTGGCGAGTGGGCCATACCACTTTACGCACTTCGGTCCGTGATTCCTTGGCGAAGGCCAGGGCTTCTTTACCCTTGCGGGTCAGGGTCGCCAGACCCAGGGCCGCAGCAAAGACGGCTACGCCGACCACGGCGCGCACCAGGTTGGTACTGTCTTTACCATAGAAATGGTTGACGGCTACCAAGCCAACCAGCAGGGCGGCAATCACTATCCAAACTACTACATCCAGAGCACCACTTTTGGGCTGCTGTTGATGTTCAGTATTTACATTCATTCTGACCAACCTAATC
This sequence is a window from Gallaecimonas xiamenensis 3-C-1. Protein-coding genes within it:
- the secE gene encoding preprotein translocase subunit SecE gives rise to the protein MNVNTEHQQQPKSGALDVVVWIVIAALLVGLVAVNHFYGKDSTNLVRAVVGVAVFAAALGLATLTRKGKEALAFAKESRTEVRKVVWPTRQETVHTTLIIMAAVAIMGLLLWGMDGILVRVIGWFTGLEI